The following nucleotide sequence is from Schistosoma mansoni strain Puerto Rico chromosome 4, complete genome.
GGATTGTCATCTTTTGGAGCATGTTGCTTACGACTGTCCGAACTTGAAGACTCACCAATTATTATAGGATTAATAAATTCAGATGATCGTAGAGGTCCAGACACACGTACAGTGACTTCATGAAGCCTATAATATTGAAATTTGGTTTCATGATTATCAGATGTTGGGACAATTAGTGATGTAGGTTTAAATGTGTTAACAATACCCTCCGAAGAAGTCAGTGGTGTAGTAGATAACGAAGAGATAGATGGTATTCCATCATTATTCCATATCGTACATGTGAAGTTTTCAATATTTACTGAATTCAAGCTTACATTTAGTGCAAGTTTTCGTTCAATCATTTTATCCCCTGGTAATATATTCAAAGATGGTTGACTTTTAgaatgcataaaatattgatcattGGAACCTTGTTTAACTGAGGGATCTAAAATTTGTTGTACTTTTTGTCCATGTATCTTATATGTCCATGCAAGACTTGGTGTTGGTCTGCCTTTGCCAATACATGTTAGTTGAGCAAAATCTGCACTTGCTTTTAACATATTTATTTCAATTCCAGTTATACTTGGGATTGGACAAAAGTAATCCCAACTACGTGGTAACTTTTTACCAGCTAAAGCAGGTGGTTGTGCACATGTCATATTCATATGTTGCATTAAACGAATTGATGATTCTGTTGGTGAATTTGACCAATCAGTAACATCTTTTTTATGATCattattgtttaaatctttACCAGTGACATACTGATATGCATCGTAAGATTGACTTTCAACCAGCCTTGAAAGCCACACAAGTTGGCAATCACAATTTAATGGATTATTGCTCAAATCTAAATAGCCAAGGTTAGGACGAGGTGGAACAGTtgataaatgatgaatttttgaCTTTGAAGGATCTATAACAAGTTCAGCAAATTGTGGATCTAACCATGTTAAGATATTATCAGATAAACTTAATTGTTTCGGTTTAGCCTTAGCTATTGTCTCGTAATCTAATGAAGTTAAATCACAGTTCCGAGCTGCCAAATGAAAAACATGAGCACCATGAAATGATGTTCTATCAAAAATTATACCTTTATTATCAGTTAATGAGAGAAGTTTTAAAGATGGTCCAGCAAATGCTTCTGatctaattgttattattcgatTTTTTGATAAATCTAATATACGTAAATGTTCCATAGCAGAAAATGTATGTGATTCAATCTCTTTTAAATCAAAATTACTTATTTGAAGATATGTCAATGTTTCTAGACCAGTTAGATTATCACGTGTTAAAATCCCATTATGTTGGCCGGTAGAACTCATTCCTGAAATGATAAGTTTTGCAATTTTTGTTGGAATATCATTTCTTGGAATTGGTAAAGATGGTATTGTTGATTGACAAAATAATACAGGACGATCATTTTCAGTTAATTGTAAACATGCACATTTAATAGATGATGTATTAATGCTTAGAAGAATGAAGAAATACGAAATGTACAAAAGTTTTAAACTGATGAACTGATCCATGGAATTTATGAGATGTTTGGGTTccatattctttattttttttcaaagttgtcAATTCTTTTGTGATAATAACAGAATGGTCtgtagaaaaagaaagaaaagtagATTATTATAATACTAAAGGCTGAATGATAAGGAtatgtattttttaaaacagTCAAGCAGTTACTGATTCAAGGTTTGAAATGGTCAGGACTACCAATTAGAATATGTAAGAGATAGTGGATGATCATCATCACTCAGTCATCAATGTCTGACAGGATTTTGATTTGATCTAAAACTGAATAAGTGTATAGTCTAAATCCTTGGCCATTTCTTTCGGTTTGGTCGATTGATTAggtattattcattgttatataATGACAACTGTAGTAAGCTAAGGATAATTTTCACTTATTCTTACTCAGTTCATTCAAACAAAGTTCTGAAGAGCTAGGAGGATAATTTTTTATCGGCTACTTAGATAATGATTTGTGGTAGCCGGAACTAACAACATACACATCATTTCTGTAGTGTGGTGcataatattccaaaaagcCATAACTCTAATTACATCCGAAAACAAAAACAGAGTCCGTTTACCTTCTGTGAGTGTTGACAATAAACATGCGTACATTTTTTGGATAAAGTTTTAATATTTAGGGTTCAGTGAGGGCTATAATGTAACTTGACATCGGCAACTAGCACATATGACTTCAATATTTAGCCGTTAACACAAGAAGATGAATTGTAAGAAGACTTCATAATCGAAATAGAATAAGCAGGACCAAATGAAATGGTACAACTCCATATATATGGTAATGACAACATGACCTTCATTAAGGATATGAAAATTTAGCTAACTAAAAGCAATGGGAACCCGTCAGGAAAAGGTAATGCAGAAAATTTGGAATAAAAGCACATGGGGTTATCGTTTCTGGTAAAAATGTTAGCAGAGTTGACAACATTTGAGTAATCTTGTGATATTCCTAGCACATAGAAACTATTTCAACTTATCAGTTTTGAGATACATATCCTTATTCACATGGTGTTGTGAAGCATGATACATAGATTGTTTGTTCACTAAACACTTTATTATGCACTAGACAACATCTCTACCAAAATGATTTTGTataaaaaataatgtgaaattgCAAATATTTGTTTTGTAACATGTGGCTAGCTACAATGCAAAATAGTTTTAATGTCTCAAACTCAATTGTTTGTTTAGAATCATGCTCATCGATAATTTACCCAGAATCACTTAATCAGAAATCATTTGGAGAGAAAAGAATAGGTAAGTCCGGTTTCTTCGCTTTCATTAGCATAGTAGATAAATGGTTTTCAATTGTCATCCTGAGCTTTATCTTCAGTGCTTAATTCATGTATCTGATCTTAAAGTTTCCAAAAGCTAGTTGTATCTTATTTGATAAATCCTACTGATGAGTAATTTACATTAGCTGGTCAATTGTCCTACTACAATGCTTAATTCAATTTCAC
It contains:
- a CDS encoding putative leucine-rich transmembrane protein translates to MEPKHLINSMDQFISLKLLYISYFFILLSINTSSIKCACLQLTENDRPVLFCQSTIPSLPIPRNDIPTKIAKLIISGMSSTGQHNGILTRDNLTGLETLTYLQISNFDLKEIESHTFSAMEHLRILDLSKNRIITIRSEAFAGPSLKLLSLTDNKGIIFDRTSFHGAHVFHLAARNCDLTSLDYETIAKAKPKQLSLSDNILTWLDPQFAELVIDPSKSKIHHLSTVPPRPNLGYLDLSNNPLNCDCQLVWLSRLVESQSYDAYQYVTGKDLNNNDHKKDVTDWSNSPTESSIRLMQHMNMTCAQPPALAGKKLPRSWDYFCPIPSITGIEINMLKASADFAQLTCIGKGRPTPSLAWTYKIHGQKVQQILDPSVKQGSNDQYFMHSKSQPSLNILPGDKMIERKLALNVSLNSVNIENFTCTIWNNDGIPSISSLSTTPLTSSEGIVNTFKPTSLIVPTSDNHETKFQYYRLHEVTVRVSGPLRSSEFINPIIIGESSSSDSRKQHAPKDDNPEASLSSLTTTSQILGKQTTNSFQEESKETYGYLFIKRFTLLELLGAVIGTFIATLALLYLATNCFSWFCQINNHLSAKNLRKSHLGSHGKWFSWINSSNNNNGHLLRGSKHQSAMNNIGSHLSNQNGNGLDAKLLQHGDLETTCTTFADTVLATTTPMPSQFGSTTISARRPNIPQALLLTTVPNPRLEANSTPPPNPAYWPMPEYAYSGAGSHEYDVPRPLETFVGERCILKPGLTENNSLNPSAAQSFLSLAAQSLFPMNSTQLNRNDVGNQPNNGIFQASANIAPLTMQWTQTMNPVNKTLTINPIISWQPNLVGSHNSSILTDRQTQNSGYTNQPSTQSILYSADYPTYLQTRPYPHHKEQSLQQQQQLIELMTNSTRNYQSENFMNTPMDMLNSHDLPRKTTTCIQENKAQTNGINS